One window of the Nothobranchius furzeri strain GRZ-AD chromosome 3, NfurGRZ-RIMD1, whole genome shotgun sequence genome contains the following:
- the rps10 gene encoding small ribosomal subunit protein eS10: protein MLMPKKNRIAIYELLFKEGVMVAKKDVHLAKHPELADKNVPNLHVMKAMQSLKSCGYVKEQFAWRHFYWYLTNEGIQYLRDFLHLPPEIVPATLRRQTRPETARPRPKGMEGERPARLNRGEADRDTYRRSAAPPGADKKAEAGAGAATEFQFRGGFGRGRGQQPQ from the exons ATGCTGATGCCCAAGAAGAATCGCATTGCTATCTATGAGCTCCTCTTTAAGGAGGGAGTCATGGTGGCTAAAAAGGATGTCCACCTGGCCAAGCATCCAGAACTTGCTGACAAGAATGTGCCCAACCTTCATGTGATGAAAGCAATGCAG tCTCTGAAGTCCTGTGGGTACGTCAAGGAGCAATTTGCCTGGCGTCATTTTTATTGGTATCTCACCAATGAGGGAATCCAGTACCTAAGAGACTTCCTTCACCTTCCTCCTGAGATTGTACCCGCCACCCTGCGCCGCCAGACCCGCCCTGAGACAGCCAGACCCAGGCCCAAAG GAATGGAGGGAGAGAGACCTGCCCGCCTGAACCGAGGAGAAGCCGACAGAGACACCTACAGGCGATCTGCTGCACCCC CTGGTGCCGACAAGAAAGCAGAGGCTGGTGCCGGAGCTGCCACAGAGTTCCAGTTC CGAGGTGGCTTCGGACGCGGCAGAGGACAGCAGCCTCAATAA